A stretch of the Medicago truncatula cultivar Jemalong A17 chromosome 5, MtrunA17r5.0-ANR, whole genome shotgun sequence genome encodes the following:
- the LOC120580630 gene encoding uncharacterized protein — MECVGTATASVLVNGCPTDEFPIQRGLRQGDPLSPFLFLLAAEGFDVLMKASVSSNLFNAYGIGPQSEIKISHLQFADDTIIIGEKCWLNVRTIRAVLLLLEEVSGLKVNFNKSMLTGVNISHNWLTEAASVLNCKTGTIPFMYLGLSIGGDSRRLSFWKPVVDRIVARLSSWNNKFLSLGGRLVLLKYVISSLPVYFLSFFMAPAGGVPLKIQFSRLYDLSVHKKCSVADMERWGWVEGGNGWVWRWRLLAWEEESMRECITLLDNVVLQVHIQDRWRWLLDPVHGYSVGGTYRFLTNSEEQVANDAFIDVWHKLVPTKVSLFAWRLLQDRIPTRANLVRRLILQPNDNLCVGGCGLSETTGHLFIGCEYFGSVWVLLCHLFGFSFVPPGSIKDHYIQFTHLAGSPRSTHVFFKVIWLACVWGIWKE, encoded by the exons ATGGAGTGTGTTGGAACAGCTACTGCTTCGGTCCTTGTCAATGGGTGTCCGACAGATGAGTTTCCTATTCAGAGGGGGCTTAGACAGGGGGACCCTTTAtcgccttttttatttttactagcgGCCGAAggttttgatgttttgatgaAGGCTTCAGTGTcgtcaaatttatttaatgcTTATGGTATTGGACCTCaaagtgaaattaaaatttctcACCTACAGTTTGCTGATGACACTATCATTATTGGAGAAAAATGTTGGTTGAATGTTCGTACCATTCGGGCGGTATTATTATTACTTGAAGAGGTGTCCGGGTTGAAggtaaattttaacaaaagcatGTTGACAGGTGTAAACATTTCTCATAATTGGTTGACGGAAGCGGCTTCGGTGTTGAACTGTAAAACTGGTACAATTCCCTTTATGTACTTAGGATTATCTATAGGCGGAGATAGTAGAAGACTCAGTTTCTGGAAACCGGTAGTGGACCGAATTGTTGCTAGATTGTCGTCGTGGAATAATAAATTTCTATCGCTTGGTGGTCGCTTGGTTCTTCTGAAATATGTCATATCCTCTCTtccggtttactttctttcctttttcatgGCACCTGCag GCGGAGTACCTTTAAAGATTCAATTTAGTCGTCTTTATGATTTATCGGTGCATAAGAAGTGTTCGGTGGCAGACATGGAGCGTTGGGGGTGGGTTGAGGGCGGTAATGGGTGGGTTTGGAGATGGCGGTTgttagcttgggaggaggagagtaTGAGGGAGTGTATCACTTTACTGGATAACGTTGTTTTGCAGGTTCATATTCAGGACCGTTGGCGGTGGTTACTAGATCCTGTTCATGGTTATAGTGTTGGTGGGACTTATCGTTTTCTCACAAATTCTGAAGAACAGGTGGCTAATGATGCTTTTATTGACGTGTGGCACAAATTGGTCCCGACAAAAGTGTCGCTTTTTGCTTGGCGGTTGCTTCAAGACAGAATTCCTACAAGAGCAAACTTGGTGCGTCGTCTCATTCTTCAACCAAACGACAATTTATGTGTTGGAGGGTGTGGACTATCCGAAACGACAGGTCATCTCTTCATTGGATGCGAATATTTTGGAAGTGTTTGGGTTTTACTTTGTCATTTGTTTGGGTTTTCTTTTGTTCCTCCAGGCTCTATTAAGGATCATTACATTCAGTTTACTCATTTGGCGGGTTCGCCTAGATCTACTCATGTGTTTTTTAAGGTTATTTGGCTTGCTTGTGTTTGGGGAATATGGAAGGAGTGA
- the LOC120580631 gene encoding uncharacterized protein codes for MDYLEQENRVLREEMTVMQTRMDEMAELIKTMAETQTQAQAQIQAQAQALAQAQTQAQAVTEAQARSQAPPPPPPVRTQAEASSSWTLCADTPTRSAPQRSAPWFPPFTAGEIFRPITCEAQMPTHQYTAQVPLPAMRVTPATMTYSAPVIHTIPQTEEPIFHSGNVEAYEEVSDLQEKYDELRRDMKALRDKGKFGKTAYDLCLVPSVQVPHKFKIPDFEKYKGSSCPEEHLKMYVRRMPAYAQDDQILIYYFQESLTGPASKWYTNLDKTRVQTFRDLCEAFVEQYSYNVDMTPDRSDLQAMTQGDKETFKEYAQRWRDTAAQVSPRIEEKEMTKLFLKTLNHFYYKKMVGSTPKSFAEMVGMGVQLEEGVREGRLVKNATPANGTKKTGNHFPRKKEQEVGMVTHGMPQQTYPAYQHIAAITPTSHPFQQTNNHSQIPQYPQIPQYPQIPQYPQFPQNPSPQNTQQQNFQQQPYQQFPYQQYPQQNFQQQPYQQRPQQPRPPRMPINPIPVTYAELLPGLLKKNLVQTRTAPPIPEKLPSWYRLDQTCDFHEGGRGHNIETCYAFKSTVQRLINDGKITFTDSAPNVQTNPLPNHGAATVNMIEDCQKTRPILNVQHIRTPLVPLHAKLCKVDLFEHDHDLCEICLMNSGGCQKVRNDIQGLLNRGELVVERRCDDVCVITPEGPLEVFYDSRKSTITPLVICLPGPLPYASEKAIPYKYNATMIEEGREVPIPPLSSVDNIVEDSRVLRNGRVVPIVFPKKIDATINKEVRTKDAGIAKEVDQPNGAGTSAEFDEILKLIKKSEYKVVDQLMQTPSKISIMSLLLNSEAHKDALMKVLEQAFVDYDVTVGQFGGIVGNITACNNLSFSDEELPAEGRNHNRALHISVNCKTDALSKVLVDTGSSLNVLSKTTYTQLTYQDAPLRRSGVMVKAFDGSRKDVLGEVVLPITVGPQVFQVNFQVMDIQASYSCLLGRPWIHEAGAVTSTLHQKLKFVKNGKLVTVNGEEALLVSHLSSFSFIGADDVEGTPFQGFTIEDKNTKRNEASISSLKDAQKVIQAGGSTSWGKLIELPENKHREGLGFFPSTGLSTAKKGTFHSSGFIHAIIEDDPESVPRGFITPGVSSHNWVAVDVPFVAHLSKLEIDEPVEQHNPMISPNFEFPVYEAEEEENEEIPDEISRLLEQEKKTIQPYGDELEVINLGTKEDKKEIKVGASLGTSVKKQVIELLKEYVDVFAWSYQDMPGLDTDIVVHHLPLKPECPPVKQKLRRTRPDMALKIKEEVQKQIDAGFLITSNYPQWLANIVPVPKKDGKVRMCVDYRDLNKASPKDDFPLPHIDVLVDSTAKSKVFSFMDGFSGYNQIKMAPEDREKTSFITPWGTFCYKVMPFGLINAGATYQRGMTTLLHDMIHKEIEVYVDDMIVKSITEEDHVKYLQKMFQRLRKYKLRLNPNKCTFGVRSGKLLGFIVSQKGIEVDPDKVKAIREMPAPRTEKEVRGFLGRLNYISRFISHMTATCGPIFKLLRKEQGIVWTEDCQKAFDSIKKYLLEPPILIPPVEGRPLIIYLTVLRKFHGLCARTTR; via the exons ATGGATTACCTTGAGCAGGAAAATCGGGTACTTCGTGAAGAAATGACAGTCATGCAGACTAGGATGGACGAGATGGctgaattaataaaaacaatggcAGAAACTCAGACTCAAGCTCAAGCACAGATTCAAGCACAAGCGCAAGCATTGGCACAAGCGCAAACTCAAGCTCAGGCCGTAACAGAAGCGCAGGCCCGATCACAAGCAcctccacctcctcctcctgTCAGAACTCAGGCCGAGGCATCTTCTTCTTGGACACTATGTGCTGACACTCCAACGCGGTCCGCTCCGCAACGTTCCGCGCCTTGGTTTCCACCTTTCACTGCTGGGGAGATATTTCGTCCTATCACTTGTGAAGCTCAGATGCCCACTCACCAGTACACGGCTCAAGTACCCCTACCTGCCATGAGGGTCACTCCAGCCACCATGACCTACTCAGCACCTGTGATACATACAATTCCGCAAACTGAAGAACCTATCTTTCATTCAGGGAATGTAGAGGCTTACGAGGAAGTAAGCGACCTACAAGAAAAGTATGATGAACTACGCCGAGACATGAAAGCCCTCCGTGATAAAGGGAAATTTGGGAAGACTGCGTACGATCTCTGTTTGGTACCGAGTGTGCAGGTGCCTCACAAATTCAAGATCCCAGATTTCGAGAAATACAAAGGAAGTTCTTGTCCTGAGGAACATCTAAAAATGTATGTGAGAAGGATGCCTGCGTATGCCCAAGATGATCAGATTCTTATTTACTATTTCCAAGAAAGCTTGACCGGCCCTGCTTCAAAGTGGTACACAAACCTAGACAAAACAAGGGTTCAAACTTTCCGTGACCtttgtgaagcttttgtggaacagTACAGTTACAATGTAGACATGACTCCGGACCGAAGTGATCTCCAAGCCATGACTCAGGGAGATAAAGAGACGTTCAAAGAGTACGCCCAACGGTGGAGAGACaccgctgcccaagtcagccCACGAATTGAGGAGAAAgagatgaccaagctcttcCTAAAAACtttgaatcatttttattacaaaaagatGGTCGGGAGTACACCAAAGAGCTTCGCagagatggttggtatgggaGTACAGTTAgaagaaggagtccgagaaggacgcTTAGTAAAGAATGCAACTCCTGCCAATGGGACCAAGAAGACCGGGAATCATTTCCCGAGGAAGAAAGAGCAAGAAGTCGGTATGGTGACTCATGGAATGcctcaacaaacttatccagccTATCAACACATTGCTGCCATCACACCCACCTCTCACCcttttcaacaaacaaataacCATTCTCAAATACCGCAATATCCTCAAATACCGCAATATCCTCAAATACCACAATATCCTCAATTCCCACAAAATCCTTCACCACAAAAtactcaacaacaaaatttccaacaacaaccataccaacaatTCCCATACCAACAATACcctcaacaaaatttccaacaacaacctTATCAACAACGCCCACAACAACCGCGACCACCAAGAATGCCGATTAACCCAATACCAGTCACCTATGCAGAATTACTTCCCGGCTTACTCAAGAAAAACCTTGTCCAAACTAGAACAGCTCCTCCTATCCCAGAAAAACTACCATCTTGGTATAGACTTGACCAAACTTGTGACTTCCATGAAGGGGGCCGTGGCCATAACATTGAAACTTGTTATGCCTTTAAAAGCACAGTGCAGAGGTTGATCAATGATGGAAAAATAACTTTCACAGACTCGGCGCCAAATGTTCAAACAAACCCATTGCCGAATCACGGTGCCGCAACAGTCAACATGATCGAAGATTGTCAAAAGACTCGTCCCATTCTGAATGTTCAACATATTAGAACACCCTTGGTCCCGTTACATGCCAAGTTATGCAAAGTCGACCTTTTTGAGCATGATCATGATCTCTGTGAAATATGCCTTATGAACTCCGGAGGATGTCAGAAAGTAAGGAATGATATTCAAGGGCTTCTAAACCGAGGAGAGCTTGTGGTCGAAAGGAGGTGTGATGATGTGTGTGTAATAACTCCTGAGGGGCCTTTGGAGGTATTTTATGACAGTCGAAAGTCAACTATCACCCCTCTGGTGATTTGCTTACCGGGTCCACTGCCATATGCTTCTGAAAAAGCcattccatacaaatacaatgccacCATGATTGAAGAGGGTCGTGAGGTTCCAATACCGCCTTTGTCTAGTGTGGATAATATTGTTGAAGACAGTAGAGTTCTGAGAAATGGGCGCGTTGTTCCCATAGTGTTCCCAAAGAAGATTGATGCTACAATAAACAAGGAGGTTCGGACTAAAGATGCTGGTATCGCCAAAGAAGTGGATCAACCCAATGGGGCTGGTACAAGTGCAGAGTTTGATGAGATTCTCAAGTTAATAAAGAAGAGCGAGTACAAGGTTGTTGACCAACTGATGCAGACTCCATCCAAAATATCCATAATGTCTTTATTACTAAATTCTGAGGCCCATAAAGATGCATTAATGAAGGTCTTAGAACAAGcttttgtggattatgatgtaacGGTGGGTCAGTTTGGCGGAATAGTAGGGAACATCACTGCATGCAACAACTTgagtttcagtgatgaagagcTCCCAGCAGAAGGAAGGAACCATAATCGGGCGCTGCATATATCTGTGAACTGTAAAACCGATGCTTTGTCAAAAGTGCTGGTGGATACTGGATCATCTTTGAATGTGTtgtccaaaacaacttatacccAACTCACATACCAAGACGCACCTTTGAGACGAAGTGGGGTAATGGTGAAAGCTTTTGATGGCTCGAGGAAGGATGTCCTTGGAGAGGTGGTTCTACCCATCACAGTTGGGCCACAAGTTTTCCAAGTTAATTTTCAAGTCATGGACATTCAAGCTTCGTATAGTTGCCTACTGGGTCGACCCTGGATTCACGAGGCAGGGGCTGTCACATCCACGCTGCATCAAAAGCTGAAGTTTGTAAAGAATGGGAAGCTAGTAACTGTAAACGGTGAAGAGGCTTTATTGGTGAGTCATTTGTCATCCTTCTCTTTCATTGGGGCAGACGATGTCGAAGGGACACCTTTTCAAGGGTTTACTATAGAAGATAAGAATACCAAGAGGAATGAAGCCTCTATCTCGTCTctgaaagatgctcagaaggtcATACAAGCAGGAGGGTCCACAAGCTGGGGAAAGCTGATAGAGCTTCCAGAAAACAAGCACCGAGAAGGTTTGGGTTTCTTCCCATCTACTGGTTTGTCCACAGCCAAGAAGGGCACTTTCCACAGTTCGGGCTTTATCCATGCAATCATTGAAGATGATCCTGAAAGTGTGCCACGAGGTTTTATAACGCCAGGAGTATCCAGCCACAATTGGGTTGCTGTAGATGTTCCTTTTGTTGCTCACTTGTCCAA ATTAGAAATCGACGAACCCGTTGAACAACATAACCCTATgatctctcccaactttgagttccctgtgtatgaggcggaggaagaagagaatgaagagaTCCCTGACGAAATCTCTCGACTACTCGAACAAGAAAAGAAGACCATTCAGCCTTATGGGGACGAACTAGAAGTGATTAACTTGGGCACCAaagaagacaagaaagaaatcaaggttGGGGCATCGCTCGGAACAAGTGTTAAAAAGCAAGTGATAGAGCTCCTCaaagaatatgttgatgtgtttgCCTGGTCCTACCAAGATATGCCGGGTCTAGACACTGATATTGTGGTACATCACCTACCTTTGAAACCTGAGTGTCCGCCGGTCAAACAAAAGTTGAGAAGAACACGTCCTGACATGGCtctcaaaatcaaagaagaggTACAGAAACAGATCGACGCTGGTTTCCTCATCACATCAAATTACCCCCAGTGGTTAGCTAACAtagtgcctgttccaaagaaagatggtaaggtcagaatgtgtgttgactacCGTGATTTAAACAAAGCTAGCCCGAAAGACGACTTCCCTTTACCTCATATTGACGTGTTGGTCGACAGTACTGCAAAGTCTAAAGTCTTCTCATTCATGGATGGattctccggttataatcaaatcaagatggcacccgaagatagagagaaaacatcatttattaCACCTTGGGGCACTTTCTGTTACAAAGTAATGCCGTTCGGTTTAATCAATGCCGGAGCTACTTATCAGAGGGGTATGACTACTCTTCTCCACGATATGATACATAAAGAGATTGAAgtctatgtggatgatatgatagtCAAGTCGATTACTGAAGAAGACCATGTCAAGTATCTACAGAAGATGTTCCAGCGCCTAAGGAAGTACAAACTTCGTCTAAATCCCAACAAATGCACTTTTGGTGTCAGATCCGGAAAGCTTCTAGGTTTCATTGTCAGCCAGAAAGGCATCGAAGTAGATCCTGACAAAGTCAAAGCCATCAGAGAGATGCCTGCTCCGAGAACAGAAAAAGAAGTAAGGGGTTTTCTTGGACGACTAAATTACATCTCCCGgttcatttctcatatgactgcaacttgTGGGCCGATATTCAAACTACTCCGCAAAGAACAAGGTATTGTGTGGACCGAAGATTGCCAGAAGGCTTTTGACAGCATAAAGAAGTACTTGCTAGAACCACCGATTCTCATCCCTCCAGTTGAAGGAAGACCTTTGATCATATACCTAACGGTGCTAAGAAAATTCCATGGGTTGTGTGCTCggacaacaagatga